The region CCGATATGGTtgccttactgttattaaaattttatcatttctaCTTGGTACTAGTACACTAGGGGCAATTtctgtagtaatttctgatattGAAGTGTCTAATTCTATTGGTTGTGGGTCAGTAAATGGGGGGTTGGATGTGGGGAATGTTTCTTCCATTTCAGTTATTGGGGTAAGTTCCGTTTCGATCGTTGTTGGAGTAAACTCAGTTTCTGCTGTTGTTTCCTCGTTCTGAGTATTGTATTTCCAGAACGTCgttgtttcatattttcttgAAGTGCTCTTAGAAGTCTTCATTACTTCGTTTAAGTTTTCTTCGGTATTAGAAGTAATACGTGGAATATGGGAGGTCGTGTTTATTTTGGTAGCTTCTGTTGTAACGTTTATTATTCTACAGAAATATTGacatttaaatttgtatttcggtTTGCTGGTTCCCTTAGTGGAATTTGATCCCACTTCAATGTTTTCTATACCCCTTATTATCtctggtattttatttgttcgtgTTACAAGGTCTGATACAATGTTTGTTGTTTGGGTTTCAATTGCAGCGGTTTGTTGTGTGTTTTCAACTTCTGTTGGCTTTATTtctgacaaatttatttttccttgtaaGGTTTTTTTCTCAGATTTGATAGCTCGTTTTGGTCCATTCCAaagttctttgaagaaattccatactGTGGGCAATTCGTTTAATAATGCATATTGTCCATCGTAAAATTTGCTTTGTTTAAGTTGGGTCTTATTGGGTTTAATTATGTTTTGAGTCTCTTTATTGGTATCTAAATTTTGGTTTTCGCTAactgatcttttttttctattttctatggCTTTTCCGAGTCCTATAGCTTTAtcaatttttgccatttttgcatcaaaatcatcaattactttctttatt is a window of Artemia franciscana chromosome 7, ASM3288406v1, whole genome shotgun sequence DNA encoding:
- the LOC136029126 gene encoding uncharacterized protein LOC136029126 isoform X1, whose translation is MAKIDKAIGLGKAIENRKKRSVSENQNLDTNKETQNIIKPNKTQLKQSKFYDGQYALLNELPTVWNFFKELWNGPKRAIKSEKKTLQGKINLSEIKPTEVENTQQTAAIETQTTNIVSDLVTRTNKIPEIIRGIENIEVGSNSTKGTSKPKYKFKCQYFCRIINVTTEATKINTTSHIPRITSNTEENLNEVMKTSKSTSRKYETTTFWKYNTQNEETTAETEFTPTTIETELTPITEMEETFPTSNPPFTDPQPIELDTSISEITTEIAPSVLVPSRNDKILITVRQPYRSTSLIWTSKKKGRIEVRWQIPFVDTDYSRTECMEGDKKCQDQYHWRKCWTIDGKKTCARLAMADEPAKTELEPLPELTMENAHKISTHQAFLILYRQRLEALFELFNIEIQKLKQSTTRIFEVFFRRSKYKRSTSLIPIVGELASRLFGLSTEEDLNILRDNVKRLNTAMNTTLHVQKIQASIANYQKDKIEAISKKISRTVNTMNYLKMK